GCAGCATGGAGATAAGCCGCTCCAGCGCCACTACATCGAAGATGTACATGACGTTAGCCTTATCAGAAGCAGGCATCTGGTACGATGCGTCCACGACGTACGTCCTCCGACTTGGACCGCTCGGTACGCTCATGAGCGAGCCTCCGCTTCCGTGTTCGCACGCCCCAGTCGCAAGCAGAATCGCAAACGTGAGGCACAGCACCGGTCGTCGCATACGCACCTCGTGCTCGAGTGCTTGTTACGTTCCCTAGGCTTGAATCACTCTCCCCAGCCGTTCAGCGAGTCGCAGAGTGGCCGAGTGCCACCCGGCCACCACGGTGCGACGGGGCGTCGCCTCTACTCCCGCTTTACGGCGCCAAACAGAAATGTAATCGCATATTAGAAATTCGTCTGGAACTAGTCAACTGTTCAGCGCGTGGTAGTACTGCGCCCCACCCGGTCCCGTTATCCCTCCATCGTGCTTGATGCCTCGCTGAACCCGCACCAGCCACACCCTACTTATACCGCACCAGCGCCCACGCCACGCTCGGCAGCGGTGCGCCGTTCCACGCGGCGGCCAGCGAGTAGGCGCCGCCCTGGCCGTCGTCGTCGATGAGGAGGTAGTTGGGGCTGCTGGAGACTGGGGAGACGGAGGCGGCGTTGCCCCAGACTTCGGCGACGGCGCCGTAGTTGACGCGGGTGGCGGTGCCGCCGGTGCGGAGGACGGCGGGGGCTCCCCACCCCTGCGTCGGGTTGGGCCCGGAGGAGGCGCTCAGGAAGGCGCGGTTCTGGAAAACGTCGCTCGCGCTGGCGTCGTCCACGGCCTGGCTGAGGGTCCAGGTGAGGAGGGCGCTCCCCGGCTCCCAGCCGGCGCCCAGCAGCGGGCGGACGCGCGCGGCCAGCCCCTCGCGCCGCGCACCCGACGCCGAGTAGCCGTACCAGCCGTCCAGCGAGCCGCGCACCACCGCGGCGAGCGCGGCCTCCCACGTTGCGCCCTCGCGCACCATGCGAGTGGCCAGATCCAGGCAGAAGCTCGCGGCGCTGGCGTAGCCCTGCGAAAAGTTGTCGCGCGTGCTGGCGGCCAGGAGCGCGTACGGCGCGGACGCGGGCTGCTCCACCGCGCGCGCCCAGTCCCAGTTGGAATTGGGCTCGATGCGCAGGTAGCGCCCCACGAGCCACCACCCCAGCAGGTCGGCGGTGCCCTCAATGGACCAGGTGGCGCCGGTCTGCCACTCGTGCGCACCGGCGGGGCGCGTGTCGGCGGCGTACTGCGCCTGCCAGGCGTGCGCGATCTCGTGCGAGATCAGGCGGAGCGCGCTGGCAGAGCTCGGCAGAGGTGTGGCGAGGTTGAGATGGGTGACGGAGTGGACGCGCCCGTTGACTTCGGCGGACTCGCTGAAGCCCAGGTAGGCGGAGTTGTCGCGGGCCGCCAGCACCAGGAGCTGGCCGGACCCGGCACTGGTGGTGGGCGCGTTGGAGGTGATGACGCGGCGGTACATGCCCGCGCCCTCGGCGGCGAAGAAGCGGAGGGCGCTGTCCGCGCGCGCGAGCCATGAATCCGCGCCGCCATCGGCCGCCTGGCCCTCGGCGGCGGCGAGCACCAGGCCGCCGTCGTACACGGCGACGACCCTGGCGGTGAGGAGCGTGTCGACCGACGGGTCCATGGCCCGGAAGCGGTCGCCGACGCGCCAGAGGGTGGAGCGGGCGAAGACCCGGGCGTCGCGGTCGGTGGCCTCCGCGCCGGCGCCGGAGAGGCTCGACCGCATCCGCTCCGGCGCGGGGGCGTGCGAGTAGCTCGGCGCGAGCGATGATGCGCGGGCCGCGGTGCCGTCGCCGCGGACGGTGACGGTGTAGCGCGCGGGGCCGTTGAGGTAGCCCTCGTACCCGCTCTGCGCGCGCGCCGCCTGGCGCGTGTCGACGAAGGCGAGGGCGTAGCGCGCACCCGGCTCCGGTGCCAGGAGGAGGCAGTGCGCGGCGCGCGGGGTGAGCTGGAGCGCCTGCCCCACCGCCAGCTTCACCTCGCCGCGGCGGCGGCGGAGCACTTCGATGCCGGCGGCCACGTCGGCGCCCTGCACCCGGAGCGGCTGGCGCGTGGCCCCGGCCGAGCAGTCCGGCGCGTCCATTGAGGGGAGGGTGACCAGGAGGGTCGAGCTGTCGCCGCCCACGAGTTGCGCCGGGGTGCCGCCCACCATCACCGAGCCGGCGGCCAGGGCGTCCATGCGGTAGCCGCGCAGCCGCAGCGTGTCGCCGTCGCCCACCGCGCCCGTGCTGACCGCGACGATGGCGGGACGGCGCGGGCGCACCTGCACCGTCACCACGGCCGGCGCCGATCCGAACGCCGTTACCTGCAGCGTCGCCGATCCCGGCGCCGAGGCCAGGATGATGCCGCGGGCGAGCGCCGCCGCGTCCAGCACGGCCGCTTCCGTCAGGTGCCGTGCCTCCGCGCGCAGCGAGAGCGCGGGGGTGCGGGTGCTCTGCCCGTCCAGGGTGGCCGTGAGCGCCGCGCTGTCGCCCAGCGCCTCCAGCACCACGCTCGTCTGGTCCAGCCGCAGCGACGGAGCCGAGCCGGCGCCGGCGCTGGAGGGACCCGTGGGGTTCCCGCACCCGGCGAGGAGCGAGGCGGCGATTCCGAAACGGAGTGTGGCGAGTGAGCGGCGCATGATCGTGGCGGCACGGTGTGGCCGAACAGGGAAGGCGGGAATCCCGCACCCCCTCCGTCAGGCAACCCGCGAACCGTTCCGCCACAAATCGTAACCTGTTGTCGCTCAACCACATAACGACCGGAGCACGCGTGGCGAAACTGTACGCCGATCAGACGGCGCCGCCACCTATCGAGACCAAACTCATTACAACACATCCACTTACATGATATGGTCAGTAATTGGACGGACGCATGGGTGAACAGCCCAACGTGAACACCCGAAAACGAGCGTGTGTCTCTGCGGCCTTTCCTGGTTGTCTCTGTGTCTCCGTGTGAGCCCCGCTGTTGCCGGTGCCTGAAGACGCAAAAAGGGCCGCCCCTCTCGGAGCGGCCCTTCTCGTTGCGCTGCCTTCGTCCGAAGACGATGGAAGTGCTTCAGACCGGGGTGACGTTCTCAGCCGCGGGGCCCTTCTGGCCCTGAACGACGTCGAACTCGACCTTCTGCCCCTCGGCGAGGGTCCGGAAACCCTGGGCCTGGATGGCGGAGTGGTGCACGAAGCAGTCCTTGTCGCCGTTGTCCGGCGTGATGAAGCCAAAGCCCTTGCTGTCGTTGAACCACTTCACGGTTCCGCTGGTACGCATTCTCCGAACTCCAGTTGTTTGTTACCGACTGCCGAGGTGCGGATTGTCCGTACCAACCGACCGCCTGTGTTCTGCGGGTCTTACGCCCCCCGCTTCGGGCGCTCGCGACAGATATGAAAACGGGAACCGGACTGTTGCGTCCAGGTTCCCATCTAACACTGGAATCAGCGTCGATTGGTATCGACGTCTATCGCGCTCAACAATATCGCGCGAAAGTTCCGCCCTGTCAAGAATTTTGTTGTCGCGCGCCGCACGAGGCGCTCGAACGGCATCTCTGTATCCGCGCATCCCGTTGCGATGAATGCCGTTCCGGGGCGTGATCCTTTCGGCGGCGGACGGACGTTCGTACCTTGCGCGCATCCGCAGCAGGCCAGAACGCCCATCGATTCGGAGGGATCGTGACCCGCGCAACGCTCGCCCTGTCGCTCGCCGCGGCCATCGCCGCACCCCTCGCCGCGCAGCAGCCGCGGGCCACCAACTACCCCGTGCGCGGCACCGGCACCGTGGTGCTGCACGCCGCGCGGCTGATCGACGGCACCGGCGCCGCGCCCATATCGAACGCGGTGGTGGTGGTGACGAACGACCGCATCGTGGCCGCCGGGCGGCGCGGGAGCGTGGCCGAGCCCGCGGGCGCGCGCGTGGTGGAGCTGGGCGACGCCACCCTCCTTCCCGGCTTCATCGACGCGCACGTCCACATCATGGGCCGCACGCTGGGCGACCCCGCGGGCGACGACGCGGCGGTGCGCGACTTCCCCGCCACCGCGGCGATCCTGGGGGTGGAGAACGCGCGGCGGACGCTGATGGCCGGCTTCACCACCGTGCGCAACGCCGGATCGGAGGACTTCTCGGACGTGGCGCTGCGCAACGCCATCAACCAGGGGATCGTGGTGGGGCCGCGCATCCTGGCCAGCGGCCACGCGGTGGGGATCACGGGCGGCCACTGCGACGAGAACGGCTTCCGGCCGGGGCTGCTGGAGGGCGACTACCGCCGCGGCATCGCCAACTCGCCGCACGAGGTGGCCGCGGCCGAACGCTACCTGGCCAAGTACGGCGCCGACGTCATCAAGATCTGCGCGACGGGCGGCGTCCTTTCCGAGGGCGACGCGGTGGGCGTGCAGCAGCTCTCCGACGAGGAGCTGCGCGCGGCGGTGGAGGAGGCGCGCCTGCTGGAGCGCAAGGTGATGGCGCACGCCCACGGCGCGGAGGGCATCCGGGCCGCCGTGCGCGCGGGGGTCGCCTCCATCGAGCACGGCTCCTTTCTGGACCAGGAGGGAGCGCGGCTGATGAGGCAGCGCGGCACCTACCTGGTCCCCACCCTCAGCGCGGGCGAGACGGTGCTGCGCGCGGCCGACTCCGGCGTCCTCACGGGCCAGCGGGCGGAGAAGGCGCGCGCCGCCGGCAACGCCATGCGCAACACCAGCCGCATGGCGGCGCGCCTGGGTGTGCCGATCGCCCTCGGCACGGACGCGGGCGTGGGCGCGCACGGCGCCAACGGCCACGAGTTCACGCTGCTGGTGGAGTGGAGCGGCCTCACGCCGAT
The window above is part of the Longimicrobium sp. genome. Proteins encoded here:
- a CDS encoding cold-shock protein, coding for MRTSGTVKWFNDSKGFGFITPDNGDKDCFVHHSAIQAQGFRTLAEGQKVEFDVVQGQKGPAAENVTPV
- a CDS encoding amidohydrolase family protein; this translates as MTRATLALSLAAAIAAPLAAQQPRATNYPVRGTGTVVLHAARLIDGTGAAPISNAVVVVTNDRIVAAGRRGSVAEPAGARVVELGDATLLPGFIDAHVHIMGRTLGDPAGDDAAVRDFPATAAILGVENARRTLMAGFTTVRNAGSEDFSDVALRNAINQGIVVGPRILASGHAVGITGGHCDENGFRPGLLEGDYRRGIANSPHEVAAAERYLAKYGADVIKICATGGVLSEGDAVGVQQLSDEELRAAVEEARLLERKVMAHAHGAEGIRAAVRAGVASIEHGSFLDQEGARLMRQRGTYLVPTLSAGETVLRAADSGVLTGQRAEKARAAGNAMRNTSRMAARLGVPIALGTDAGVGAHGANGHEFTLLVEWSGLTPMQSIQAGTVNAARLLGVDREVGTLAAGKMADIVAVPGDPIRDIRVMERPVFVMRSGVVHKQP